The Halobacterium litoreum genome includes a region encoding these proteins:
- a CDS encoding HVO_2922 family protein, giving the protein MSNATFHVYEDSAGQYRWRLVHRNGNIIADSGEGYASKQKAKQGLRSVQDNAADADVVEEKPPEQ; this is encoded by the coding sequence ATGTCGAACGCGACGTTCCACGTCTACGAGGACTCGGCCGGACAGTACCGCTGGCGACTCGTCCACCGCAACGGCAACATCATCGCGGACTCCGGCGAAGGGTACGCCTCCAAGCAGAAGGCCAAACAGGGCCTCCGGAGCGTGCAGGACAACGCCGCGGACGCCGACGTGGTAGAGGAGAAACCGCCCGAACAGTAG
- a CDS encoding isopentenyl phosphate kinase, with translation MTVVLKLGGSVVTEKDEPETVATDRLADLAGAVADSGVSDLVVVHGGGSFGHPHAAEHGVSSTEGTKDAAAVRDIAGAMEDLNEAVVDALADAGVPAVPVHPFSAGFRGEDGHLFLPTGQLDAMLEEGFVPVLHGDVLAHAGEGATIVSGDELVVRLADRLVADRVGLCSTVPGVLDQHGDVIPEITAYEDAAAALGESDATDVTGGMAAKVEALLGLGSPAFVFGPDDLDDFLAGRDAGTRIDG, from the coding sequence GTGACCGTCGTCCTGAAACTCGGCGGGAGCGTCGTCACGGAGAAAGACGAACCTGAGACGGTGGCGACCGACCGCCTCGCCGACCTCGCCGGCGCCGTCGCCGACTCGGGCGTCTCGGACCTCGTGGTCGTCCACGGCGGCGGGAGTTTCGGCCACCCGCACGCCGCCGAGCACGGCGTGTCGAGCACGGAGGGGACGAAGGACGCCGCGGCCGTCCGCGACATCGCAGGCGCGATGGAGGACCTGAACGAGGCCGTCGTCGACGCGCTCGCAGACGCGGGCGTGCCGGCGGTTCCCGTTCACCCGTTCTCCGCGGGGTTCCGCGGCGAGGACGGGCACCTGTTCCTGCCGACCGGGCAACTGGACGCGATGCTCGAAGAGGGGTTCGTGCCGGTGCTCCACGGCGACGTGCTCGCACACGCCGGCGAGGGCGCGACCATCGTGAGCGGCGACGAACTCGTGGTCCGCCTCGCGGACCGACTCGTCGCGGACCGCGTCGGCCTCTGCTCGACGGTCCCCGGCGTCCTCGACCAGCACGGCGACGTGATTCCCGAGATTACCGCCTACGAGGACGCGGCGGCGGCGCTCGGCGAGAGCGACGCGACGGACGTGACCGGCGGGATGGCGGCGAAGGTGGAGGCGCTGCTCGGCCTCGGGTCGCCGGCGTTCGTCTTCGGCCCCGACGACCTCGACGACTTTCTCGCGGGGCGGGACGCCGGCACTCGCATCGACGGCTGA
- the mvk gene encoding mevalonate kinase, with translation MTTTSSAPGKVYLFGEHAVVYGEPAVPCAIERRARVTVSERDDDRLRVSADALSIDGFTVEYGNASDDGPDVDVPTPLVEAATGYVDEAVAQARDAAGRPDAGFDVEIESEIPLGAGLGSSAAVAVAGIDAATRELGVKLDTREVADRAYRVEHEVQDGQASRADTFCSAMGGAVRVEGDDCTTLEAPDLPFVVGYDGTSHDTGELVSGVRALRDEFEFAADTVETVGDLVREGERALADGDVETLGRLMNFNHGLLSALGVSARTLDNMVWAARDGGAVGAKLTGAGGGGSIVALDDDGGSVTALSLTPDCEEAFRAELATEGVRVE, from the coding sequence ATGACTACGACTTCGAGTGCGCCGGGGAAGGTGTACCTCTTCGGCGAGCACGCCGTCGTCTACGGGGAGCCGGCGGTGCCGTGTGCCATCGAGCGCCGGGCGCGGGTAACCGTCTCGGAGCGCGACGACGACCGCCTCCGGGTGTCGGCGGACGCGCTGTCCATCGACGGCTTCACCGTGGAGTACGGCAACGCGAGCGACGACGGGCCGGACGTGGACGTGCCGACGCCGCTCGTCGAGGCGGCGACCGGGTACGTCGACGAGGCGGTCGCGCAGGCACGGGACGCCGCCGGGCGGCCGGACGCCGGCTTCGACGTGGAGATAGAGAGCGAGATTCCCCTCGGCGCGGGGCTCGGGTCGAGCGCCGCCGTCGCGGTGGCGGGCATCGACGCGGCGACCCGCGAACTCGGCGTGAAACTCGACACCCGGGAGGTCGCCGACCGCGCGTACCGCGTGGAACACGAGGTACAGGACGGGCAGGCGTCCCGCGCAGACACGTTCTGCTCGGCGATGGGCGGCGCGGTGCGCGTCGAGGGCGACGACTGCACGACGCTGGAAGCACCGGACCTCCCGTTCGTCGTCGGCTACGACGGCACGAGCCACGACACCGGCGAACTGGTGTCCGGGGTTCGCGCGCTCCGCGACGAGTTCGAGTTCGCGGCGGACACCGTCGAGACGGTCGGCGACCTCGTCCGGGAGGGCGAGCGAGCGCTCGCCGACGGCGACGTGGAGACGCTCGGGCGCCTGATGAACTTCAACCACGGCCTGCTGTCGGCGCTCGGCGTGTCCGCGCGGACACTGGACAACATGGTGTGGGCGGCCCGCGACGGCGGCGCCGTCGGTGCGAAGCTCACGGGCGCGGGCGGCGGCGGCTCCATCGTCGCGCTGGACGACGACGGCGGGTCAGTGACGGCGCTGTCGCTGACGCCGGACTGCGAGGAGGCGTTCCGCGCCGAACTCGCGACCGAGGGGGTGCGCGTCGAGTGA
- a CDS encoding VOC family protein, protein MRPVIDHVPFAGASHDALVERFETAGFSPDYGGEHPDAGTEMSALVFPDGSYLELVAPTRDDPAWWGDFFEYGDPVAGPSDWCIESGSVHAECQRVIDHDVEVHGPSHGSRERPDGTVVEWDNAFLGPPDEHLLPFVVTDRTPREYRVPDADNYGAPVSGIDCVVLATEDLESAVDRFRRLYRFPNPEYDYDDAFGDLASFPGQDVVLCEPTDGELRERVDRFGPCPATVLLTADVDDAVHQHPLDGGREWFERRVRMVEGLAPHLGVVSRN, encoded by the coding sequence ATGCGTCCAGTCATCGACCACGTCCCGTTCGCCGGCGCCAGTCACGACGCGCTCGTCGAACGCTTCGAGACAGCGGGGTTCTCCCCCGACTACGGCGGCGAACACCCCGACGCAGGCACCGAGATGTCTGCGCTCGTCTTCCCCGACGGCTCCTACCTCGAACTCGTCGCACCGACCCGCGACGACCCCGCGTGGTGGGGCGACTTCTTCGAATACGGCGACCCCGTCGCCGGGCCGAGCGACTGGTGTATCGAGTCGGGGAGCGTCCACGCCGAGTGCCAGCGCGTCATCGACCACGACGTGGAAGTCCACGGCCCCAGCCACGGGAGCCGCGAGCGCCCCGACGGCACGGTCGTCGAGTGGGACAACGCCTTCCTCGGGCCGCCCGACGAACACCTCCTGCCGTTCGTCGTCACCGACCGCACGCCCCGCGAGTACCGCGTCCCCGACGCCGACAACTACGGCGCCCCCGTCTCCGGAATCGACTGCGTCGTGCTCGCGACCGAGGACTTAGAGAGCGCGGTCGACCGATTCCGACGACTCTACCGCTTCCCGAACCCCGAGTACGACTACGACGACGCGTTCGGCGACCTCGCGTCGTTCCCGGGACAGGACGTGGTGCTCTGCGAACCGACCGACGGCGAACTCCGCGAGCGCGTCGACCGATTCGGGCCGTGTCCCGCGACCGTGCTCCTCACCGCAGACGTAGACGACGCCGTCCACCAGCACCCGCTCGACGGCGGACGCGAGTGGTTCGAGCGGCGCGTTCGAATGGTCGAAGGGCTCGCTCCGCACCTCGGCGTCGTCTCGCGGAACTGA
- the rpsB gene encoding 30S ribosomal protein S2, with translation MSENESDTEAELEDAPEDEQDAPAAEEATESEAQTDEQTSEEPEPESTATEDVMSDEEADLLIPVEDYLGAGVHIGTQQKTNDMERFIHRVRTDGLYVLDVSKTDDRIRTAADFLANYDPEQILVTSSRQYGRFPAEKFAEAVGARARTGRFIPGTLTNPQYDGYIEPDVLVVTDPIGDSQAVKEAITVGIPVIAMCDSNNQTSNVDLVVPTNNKGRRALSVVYWLLANETLDRRGAEPTYALEDFEDGL, from the coding sequence ATGAGCGAGAACGAATCCGACACAGAGGCCGAACTCGAGGACGCGCCCGAGGACGAGCAGGACGCGCCTGCCGCCGAGGAAGCGACCGAGAGCGAGGCCCAGACAGACGAACAGACGAGCGAAGAACCCGAGCCGGAGTCGACGGCCACGGAGGACGTCATGAGCGACGAGGAGGCCGACCTCCTCATCCCCGTCGAGGACTACCTCGGCGCCGGCGTCCACATCGGCACCCAGCAGAAGACCAACGACATGGAGCGGTTCATCCACCGCGTCCGTACCGACGGTCTGTACGTGCTGGACGTGTCGAAGACGGACGACCGTATCCGCACGGCCGCGGACTTCCTCGCGAACTACGACCCCGAGCAGATTCTGGTCACGTCCAGCCGCCAGTACGGTCGCTTCCCCGCGGAGAAGTTCGCGGAAGCGGTCGGCGCGCGCGCCCGGACCGGCCGTTTCATCCCGGGGACGCTGACGAACCCGCAGTACGACGGCTACATCGAGCCGGACGTCCTCGTGGTCACCGACCCCATCGGTGACTCCCAGGCCGTCAAGGAGGCCATCACGGTCGGCATCCCCGTGATTGCGATGTGCGACTCGAACAACCAGACGAGCAACGTCGACCTCGTCGTCCCGACGAACAACAAGGGCCGACGCGCGCTGTCCGTCGTCTACTGGCTGCTCGCCAACGAGACGCTGGACCGCCGCGGCGCGGAGCCGACGTACGCCCTCGAGGACTTCGAGGACGGCCTCTAA
- the eno gene encoding phosphopyruvate hydratase, giving the protein MTRIEAVRFRPILDSRGNKTVEAEVSTESGGFGRAAAPSGASTGEYEAIELPVDEAIAAARERIAPRLEGREFAGDQRSVDSALRAADGTEDFSEVGANSAVAVSMAVAKAAADVLGAPLYQHLGGAFRGRNFPVPLGNVVGGGEHAADATAIQEFLAAPVGAPSVRQAVFANAAVHERVGDLLEERGEAAAKGDEGAWAPSIDDATAFEIVDEATSDVAEEFGFEIRIGLDLAAAERYDGDEYVFGDEHRSTAEQVDYVADLVDEYDLAYVEDPLDEDDFEAFAELTERVGDRTLVCGDDLFVTNTERLQRGIDEGAANSILVKPNQIGTLSEAFDAIELASRNGYDAVVSHRSGETEDATIAHLAVATDAPFIKTGAVGGERTAKLNELIRIADEA; this is encoded by the coding sequence ATGACGCGCATCGAGGCCGTCCGGTTCCGCCCGATACTCGACTCCCGCGGCAACAAGACCGTGGAGGCCGAGGTGTCGACGGAGAGCGGTGGGTTCGGTCGTGCCGCCGCGCCGTCGGGCGCGAGCACGGGCGAGTACGAGGCCATCGAACTCCCCGTCGACGAGGCGATTGCGGCAGCCCGCGAGCGAATCGCGCCCCGATTGGAGGGACGCGAGTTCGCGGGCGACCAGCGCAGCGTCGATTCGGCGCTTCGCGCGGCCGACGGCACGGAGGACTTCTCCGAGGTCGGCGCGAACAGCGCCGTCGCCGTCAGCATGGCCGTCGCGAAGGCCGCCGCGGACGTCCTCGGTGCGCCGCTGTACCAGCACCTCGGGGGCGCGTTCCGCGGTCGGAACTTCCCCGTGCCGCTCGGGAACGTGGTCGGGGGCGGCGAGCACGCCGCCGACGCGACCGCGATTCAGGAGTTCCTCGCGGCGCCCGTCGGCGCACCGAGCGTCCGGCAGGCCGTGTTCGCGAACGCCGCCGTGCACGAGCGCGTCGGCGACCTCTTAGAGGAGCGCGGCGAGGCCGCCGCGAAAGGCGACGAGGGCGCGTGGGCGCCGTCCATCGACGACGCCACCGCGTTCGAAATCGTGGACGAGGCGACGAGCGACGTGGCCGAGGAGTTCGGCTTCGAGATTCGCATCGGCCTCGACCTCGCGGCCGCCGAGCGCTACGACGGTGACGAGTACGTGTTCGGCGACGAGCACCGCTCGACCGCCGAGCAGGTCGACTACGTCGCCGACCTCGTCGACGAGTACGACCTCGCGTACGTCGAGGACCCGCTCGACGAGGACGACTTCGAGGCGTTCGCCGAGTTGACCGAGCGCGTGGGCGACCGCACGCTCGTCTGCGGGGACGACCTGTTCGTAACGAACACGGAGCGTCTCCAGCGCGGCATCGACGAGGGCGCTGCCAACAGCATCCTCGTGAAGCCGAACCAGATCGGCACGCTCTCCGAGGCGTTCGACGCCATCGAACTCGCTTCCCGGAACGGGTACGACGCGGTCGTCTCCCACCGGAGCGGCGAGACCGAGGACGCGACCATCGCACACCTCGCCGTCGCGACCGACGCGCCGTTCATCAAGACGGGCGCGGTCGGCGGCGAGCGAACCGCCAAGCTAAACGAACTCATCCGCATCGCGGACGAAGCATGA
- a CDS encoding DNA-directed RNA polymerase subunit K, which yields MTESQQFSRYEKARIIGARALQVSYGAPVLVDTDQTEPILIAAEEYDADALPFTVRREN from the coding sequence ATGACCGAGTCACAGCAATTCAGCCGGTACGAGAAGGCGCGCATCATCGGCGCGCGAGCGCTGCAGGTGTCGTACGGGGCGCCGGTGCTGGTCGACACCGACCAGACCGAGCCCATCCTCATCGCGGCCGAGGAGTACGACGCGGACGCGCTCCCGTTCACGGTCCGGAGGGAGAACTGA
- a CDS encoding DNA-directed RNA polymerase subunit N → MMVPVRCFTCGNVVGEYWEEFKARAESHDGDEDPADVLDDLGVDRHCCRRMLVSHQDLVDVVSPYQ, encoded by the coding sequence ATGATGGTACCAGTCCGGTGTTTCACGTGCGGTAACGTCGTCGGCGAGTACTGGGAGGAGTTCAAGGCACGCGCCGAGTCGCACGACGGCGACGAGGACCCAGCGGACGTGCTGGACGACCTCGGCGTGGACCGGCACTGCTGTCGACGCATGCTGGTCTCCCACCAGGACCTCGTGGACGTGGTTTCCCCCTACCAATGA
- a CDS encoding 30S ribosomal protein S9, translating to MVTNTSGKKKTAVARATVSDGKGRVRINSQPVELVEPEMSRLKMLEPFRIAGEDLRDDVDVDIDVSGGGFAGQADAVRTAIARGLVEHLGDAELRDAYREFDRSLLVNDVRQSESKKWGGPGARARYQKSYR from the coding sequence ATGGTAACCAACACGTCCGGTAAGAAGAAGACGGCTGTCGCTCGCGCCACCGTGAGCGACGGGAAGGGTCGCGTGCGAATCAACTCCCAGCCCGTCGAACTCGTCGAGCCGGAGATGTCCCGCCTGAAGATGCTGGAGCCGTTCCGCATCGCCGGCGAGGACCTCCGCGACGACGTCGACGTGGACATCGACGTGTCCGGTGGCGGTTTCGCGGGGCAGGCTGACGCCGTCCGCACCGCCATCGCGCGCGGTCTGGTCGAGCACCTCGGCGACGCGGAGCTCCGCGACGCCTACCGGGAGTTCGACCGGAGTCTGCTGGTCAACGACGTCCGGCAGTCCGAGTCCAAGAAGTGGGGCGGCCCCGGTGCTCGCGCCCGCTACCAGAAGTCCTACCGCTGA
- a CDS encoding 50S ribosomal protein L13, which translates to MSLAEFDADVVVDARDCIMGRVATNVAERALDGETVAVVNAEQTIITGTKDDVFGTYNKRAELGSDSGPYYPKRPDGIFKRAIRGMLPYKKDRGREALENVRVYVGNPTDEDGEILEGTSLDRLSNIRFVTLGEVSEELGANVTW; encoded by the coding sequence ATGAGTCTCGCAGAGTTCGACGCCGACGTGGTCGTCGACGCTCGGGACTGCATCATGGGTCGCGTCGCGACGAACGTCGCCGAACGCGCCCTCGACGGCGAGACGGTCGCCGTCGTCAACGCCGAGCAGACCATCATCACCGGCACCAAAGACGACGTCTTCGGGACGTACAACAAGCGCGCGGAGCTCGGCTCCGACAGCGGTCCGTACTACCCGAAGCGCCCCGACGGAATCTTCAAGCGCGCGATTCGCGGGATGCTTCCGTACAAGAAGGACCGCGGTCGCGAGGCACTCGAGAACGTCCGCGTCTACGTCGGCAACCCGACTGACGAGGACGGCGAAATCCTCGAGGGAACGTCGCTGGACCGACTCTCGAACATTCGCTTCGTCACCCTCGGCGAAGTCTCCGAAGAACTGGGGGCTAACGTCACATGGTAA
- a CDS encoding 50S ribosomal protein L18e translates to MSKTSPRLSSLIAELKSVSRDSGADVWQDVAGRLEKPRSTHAEVNLSRIERYANEDETVVVPGKVLGSGALRKSVTIAAVDFSGSAETKIEHADGEAVHLEQAVEQNPDGNDVRVIR, encoded by the coding sequence ATGAGCAAGACAAGTCCGAGACTCAGCAGTCTCATCGCCGAACTGAAATCCGTCTCCCGAGATTCGGGTGCGGACGTCTGGCAGGACGTGGCCGGCCGGCTGGAGAAGCCCCGGAGCACGCACGCCGAGGTGAACCTGAGTCGCATCGAACGATACGCGAACGAGGACGAGACCGTCGTCGTCCCCGGCAAGGTGCTGGGGTCCGGCGCGCTTCGAAAGTCAGTCACCATCGCTGCCGTGGACTTCTCCGGCAGCGCGGAGACGAAAATCGAGCACGCCGACGGCGAGGCCGTCCATCTGGAACAGGCAGTCGAACAGAACCCCGACGGGAACGACGTGCGGGTGATTCGATGA
- a CDS encoding DNA-directed RNA polymerase subunit D — protein sequence MSTDFDVEFVDKGDREALFVVHNITPAFANGIRRAILADVPTLSIDDVRFVENSSVMFDEQLALRLGLVPLTTPDDFEVGDSVTLALDVEGPGTAYSGDLVSSDPDVEPADKNVPIIELKDDQRLELEADAVLAHGRDHAKHQGGVAVGYRHLQTVNVVGDRAEYEDEEPEILRGVIEEDGEYVQTDEFDNDLTNRYPGKEVEVEDVSGAFVFHVESDGSMPVTELVLRAVDTLVDRADELEQAVQL from the coding sequence ATGAGCACGGACTTCGACGTCGAATTCGTCGACAAAGGCGACCGGGAAGCCCTGTTCGTCGTCCACAACATCACGCCCGCGTTCGCGAACGGCATCCGGCGAGCGATTCTCGCCGACGTGCCGACGCTCTCCATCGACGACGTGCGGTTCGTGGAGAACTCGAGCGTGATGTTCGACGAACAGCTCGCGCTTCGGCTCGGGCTGGTGCCGCTCACCACGCCCGACGACTTCGAGGTGGGCGACTCGGTGACGCTCGCGCTCGACGTCGAGGGCCCGGGTACCGCGTACTCCGGTGACCTCGTGAGTTCCGACCCGGACGTCGAACCCGCGGACAAGAACGTGCCCATCATCGAGTTGAAAGACGACCAGCGCCTCGAACTCGAAGCGGACGCCGTGCTCGCGCACGGTCGCGACCACGCCAAACACCAGGGCGGCGTCGCGGTCGGCTACCGCCACCTGCAGACGGTGAACGTGGTCGGCGACCGCGCGGAGTACGAGGACGAGGAGCCGGAGATTCTCCGCGGCGTCATCGAGGAGGACGGCGAGTACGTCCAGACCGACGAGTTCGACAACGACCTCACGAACCGGTACCCCGGCAAGGAGGTCGAGGTCGAGGACGTCTCGGGCGCGTTCGTCTTCCACGTGGAGTCCGACGGCTCGATGCCCGTCACCGAACTGGTTCTCCGAGCGGTCGACACCCTGGTCGACCGAGCGGACGAACTCGAACAGGCAGTCCAACTGTAA
- a CDS encoding 30S ribosomal protein S11 encodes MADETKWGIAHIHASFNNTIMTVTDETGAETLAKSSGGSVVKQNRDEASPYAAMQMAEQLAENVLEQGIEKVHVRVRGPGGNLQRSPGPGAQAAIRAMARAGLEIGRIEDVTPIPHDGTRPPKNSGY; translated from the coding sequence ATGGCTGACGAAACCAAATGGGGCATCGCGCACATCCACGCCTCGTTCAACAACACCATCATGACCGTCACGGACGAGACGGGCGCCGAGACGCTCGCGAAGTCCAGTGGTGGCTCCGTGGTGAAGCAGAACCGTGACGAGGCGTCCCCGTACGCCGCGATGCAGATGGCCGAACAGCTCGCAGAGAACGTCCTCGAACAGGGCATCGAGAAGGTTCACGTTCGCGTCCGCGGCCCCGGTGGCAACCTGCAGCGGAGCCCCGGGCCGGGCGCGCAGGCCGCGATTCGAGCGATGGCTCGCGCCGGACTCGAAATCGGCCGCATCGAGGACGTGACCCCGATTCCCCACGACGGGACGCGACCACCGAAGAACAGCGGGTACTAA
- a CDS encoding 30S ribosomal protein S4, with product MGLPGENTKFYETPNHPYQGERIAEESDLLSRYGLKNKEELWRAQSELRDYRREARSLLGQTGEVSGDEFVTRLQRIGILSAEEGLDDVLSLDVTDVLERRLQTIVYRDGLANTVSQARQFLNHGHITVDGRRVTAPSYKVEVSEEDAIAFDETSELTDELHPARAGAQE from the coding sequence ATGGGTCTCCCTGGCGAGAACACCAAGTTCTACGAGACGCCGAACCACCCGTATCAGGGCGAGCGTATCGCGGAGGAGTCCGACCTCCTCTCGCGCTACGGCCTGAAGAACAAAGAAGAGCTGTGGCGAGCGCAGTCCGAACTGCGCGACTACCGCCGCGAAGCACGGAGCCTGCTCGGGCAGACGGGCGAGGTCTCCGGCGACGAGTTCGTCACGCGTCTGCAGCGCATCGGCATCCTCTCCGCTGAGGAAGGCCTCGACGACGTCCTGTCCCTCGACGTGACGGACGTCCTCGAACGACGCCTCCAGACCATCGTCTACCGCGACGGCCTCGCGAACACGGTCTCGCAGGCCCGTCAGTTCCTCAACCACGGCCACATCACGGTCGACGGTCGCCGCGTCACGGCGCCGTCCTACAAGGTCGAGGTCAGCGAGGAGGACGCCATCGCGTTCGACGAGACGAGCGAACTCACCGACGAACTGCACCCGGCTCGCGCCGGTGCACAGGAGTGA
- a CDS encoding 30S ribosomal protein S13, translated as MSSEEQQDADEDIRYFVRIGQTDLDGTKTVERALAELDGVGRRVARVIAEEAGVDRSATFGRLDEDAIESVTEAVDGFTEHAPDWLANRRNDFYTGDTQHITGNDVELTRDQDINRMRMIRSYKGIRHERGQKVRGQRTKSTGRTEGTIGVNVEAIKEEQAEEEGGEE; from the coding sequence ATGAGTTCGGAAGAACAACAGGACGCGGACGAGGACATTCGATACTTCGTCCGCATCGGTCAGACAGACCTCGACGGGACGAAGACCGTCGAGCGCGCCCTCGCGGAACTCGACGGCGTCGGCCGTCGAGTCGCGCGGGTCATCGCCGAGGAAGCGGGCGTCGACCGCTCCGCTACCTTCGGCCGCCTCGACGAGGACGCCATCGAGAGCGTCACCGAAGCCGTCGACGGGTTCACGGAACACGCCCCGGACTGGCTGGCGAACCGCCGGAACGACTTCTACACCGGCGACACCCAGCACATCACGGGCAACGACGTGGAACTCACGCGCGACCAAGACATCAACCGCATGCGGATGATCCGCTCGTACAAGGGCATCCGCCACGAGCGCGGACAGAAGGTCCGCGGTCAGCGCACGAAGTCCACCGGTCGTACCGAGGGTACCATCGGCGTGAACGTCGAGGCTATCAAGGAAGAACAGGCAGAAGAAGAGGGAGGTGAGGAGTAA
- the moaA gene encoding GTP 3',8-cyclase MoaA, whose protein sequence is MLSDSFGREVSGVRVSLTDRCNFDCVYCHNEGLGDTRGPMDPRDHEMTADDVVRFLEVASEFGVDSVKLTGGEPMLRDDLEEIVRRAPDSMAVSMTTNGTFLSGRAEGLVDAGLERVNVSQDALDPADFKALTQSSTYERVLEGVRAAVDAGLDPVKLNMVVFEKTAGYVPEMVDHVAENDGLQLQLIEFMPELVGKPEWAVDIGDVHDWLAERAERVETREMHDRKRYWVGGEDADSGGGMVEIVDPVGNEEFCANCHRVRVTHEGYLKGCLNRNDDLRSMGDMTRPEIREAFRETVDERVPYYGEYMVEDGDGGWEINDEYVDVLDA, encoded by the coding sequence ATGCTCTCGGACTCGTTCGGGCGCGAGGTGTCCGGGGTCCGCGTCTCCCTCACCGACCGCTGTAACTTCGATTGCGTCTACTGTCACAACGAGGGGTTGGGAGACACGCGTGGCCCGATGGACCCCCGGGACCACGAGATGACGGCGGACGACGTGGTCCGGTTCCTGGAGGTCGCCAGCGAGTTCGGCGTGGACAGCGTGAAACTCACGGGCGGCGAACCGATGCTGCGGGACGACCTAGAAGAAATCGTGCGTCGGGCGCCCGACTCGATGGCGGTGTCGATGACGACGAACGGGACGTTCCTCTCGGGACGTGCGGAGGGACTGGTGGACGCAGGACTGGAACGGGTGAACGTCTCGCAGGACGCCCTCGACCCGGCGGACTTCAAGGCGCTGACGCAGAGTTCGACCTACGAGCGCGTACTCGAGGGCGTTCGCGCAGCGGTGGACGCGGGCCTCGACCCGGTGAAACTGAACATGGTCGTGTTCGAGAAGACGGCGGGATACGTCCCGGAGATGGTCGACCACGTCGCCGAGAACGACGGTCTACAGCTCCAACTCATCGAGTTCATGCCGGAACTCGTCGGGAAGCCGGAGTGGGCGGTGGACATCGGCGACGTCCACGACTGGCTGGCGGAGCGCGCCGAGCGCGTGGAGACCCGGGAGATGCACGACCGGAAGCGCTACTGGGTGGGCGGCGAGGACGCCGATTCGGGCGGCGGGATGGTCGAAATCGTCGACCCGGTGGGCAACGAGGAGTTCTGCGCGAACTGCCATCGCGTGCGCGTCACGCACGAAGGATACCTGAAGGGGTGTCTGAACCGGAACGACGACCTGCGGTCGATGGGCGACATGACGAGACCAGAGATTCGCGAGGCGTTCCGCGAGACCGTCGACGAGCGCGTCCCGTACTACGGCGAGTACATGGTCGAGGACGGCGACGGCGGCTGGGAGATAAACGACGAGTACGTGGACGTACTCGACGCGTAG